From a single Miscanthus floridulus cultivar M001 chromosome 8, ASM1932011v1, whole genome shotgun sequence genomic region:
- the LOC136475906 gene encoding homeobox protein knotted-1-like 2, translating into MSFHYPDHGLSMDAAAAAAAAAAAASSPNPSGFSSPGVGGEREKAAIAAHPLYERLLEAHVACLRVATPVDQLPRIDAQIAARPPPLAAAAGAAAAGGPSGGEELDLFMTHYVLLLCSFKEQLQQHVRVHAMEAVMGCWELEQSLQSLTGASPGEGTGATMSDDEDNQVDSEANMFDGNDGSDGMGFGPLMLTEGERSLVERVRQELKNELKQGYKEKLVDIREEIMRKRRAGKLPGDTASILKAWWQAHSKWPYPTEDDKSRLVQETGLQLKQINNWFINQRKRNWHSNPTSSGEKTKKKR; encoded by the exons ATGTCGTTCCACTACCCCGACCACGGGCTGTCCATGGACGCCGCGgcagcggctgcggctgcggccgccgccgcgtcgtCGCCGAACCCTAGCGGCTTCTCCTCCCCCGGCGTCGGCGGGGAGAGGGAGAAGGCAGCCATCGCGGCGCACCCGCTGTACGAGCGCCTCCTGGAGGCGCACGTCGCCTGCCTCCGCGTCGCCACCCCCGTCGACCAGCTCCCCCGCATCGACGCGCAGATCGCCGCTCGCCCCccgccgctcgccgccgccgctggggcTGCGGCCGCGGGAGGGCCGTCCGGCGGCGAGGAGCTCGACCTCTTCATG ACACACTATGTGTTGCTCCTTTGCTCATTCAAGGAACAACTCCAGCAGCATGTACGTGTTCATGCAATGGAAGCAGTGATGGGTTGCTGGGAGCTTGAACAATCTTTACAAAGCCTGACAG GGGCATCTCCTGGTGAAGGCACTGGAGCGACCATGTCTGATGATGAAGATAACCAGGTGGATAGTGAAGCCAACATgtttgatggaaatgatgggTCAGATGGTATGGGCTTTGGCCCCCTAATGCTGACAGAGGGTGAACGGTCCTTAGTTGAGCGTGTACGGCAGGAGCTGAAGAATGAGCTTAAGCAG GGTTACAAAGAAAAGCTTGTTGATATCAGGGAAGAGATTATGCGCAAGCGCAGAGCTGGTAAACTTCCTGGAGATACTGCATCTATACTGAAAGCTTGGTGGCAAGCTCATTCCAAGTGGCCATACCCAACT GAAGACGACAAGTCCCGACTGGTGCAGGAAACTGGATTGCAGCTAAAGCAGATCAACAACTGGTTCATTAACCAACGCAAACGGAACTGGCACAGCAACCCAACATCCTCGGGTGAAAAGACTAAGAAGAAAAG GTGA
- the LOC136475907 gene encoding uncharacterized protein isoform X1, producing the protein MAADAEADELVAAAAGIICSMRGADLAGWTPPLRKPEPAAREGELIWPAVARGKRSRRRSPSAGSSGGKARWGRASPASPLDYSGGSGSGSAASTSGCEDGGGGFCSLAHRPVPATKLLREEVVGSHSPVACLVHASIEYSSVGAIERPQLITFPTPLPRPSGQRPRKKLRLPEIQQLVRSLAVENESLREEMRDLQRACKALSKENDKLETRLGQSNSQNEITSMEQKGKEQLDQQSVTQSARDSFVLPDLNLPPEDSADVSTVH; encoded by the exons atggcagccgacGCGGAAGCGGACGAGCTCGTGGCCGCAGCGGCCGGCATCATCTGCTCGATGCGCGGGGCCGACCTCGCCGGGTGGACGCCGCCGTTGCGCAAGCCGGAGCCGGCGGCGCGGGAGGGGGAGCTGATCTGGCCGGCGGTGGCGCGGGGGAAGCGCtcgcgccgccgctcgccgtccGCGGGCTCCTCGGGGGGCAAGGCCAGGTGGGGCAGGGCCAGCCCGGCGTCGCCGCTCGACTACAGCGGCGGCTCTGGCTCCGGCTCCGCCGCGTCCACCAGCGGCTGCGAGGACGGCGGTGGCGGCTTCTGCTCCCTGGCCCACCGACCCGTACCGGCGACCAAG CTGTTGCGGGAGGAGGTGGTGGGCTCCCACTCCCCTGTGGCCTGCCTTGTTCATGCCAGCATCGAGTATtccagt GTGGGCGCCATCGAACGGCCGCAGCTTATTACCTTTCCGACCCCGCTTCCACGCCCCAGCGGCCAGCGACCACGGAAGAAATTG AGGCTGCCGGAGATCCAGCAGCTGGTACGGTCTCTCGCTGTGGAGAATGAGAGCCTCCGCGAG GAGATGCGGGATTTACAGAGAGCTTGCAAGGCGCTGTCAAAAGAAAATGACAAGCTTGAG ACAAGGTTAGGGCAATCGAACTCTCAGAATGAAATCACTTCAATGGAGCAGAAAGGAAAGGAACAGCTCGATCAGCAGTCAGTTACGCAGTCCGCACGAGACAGCTTCGTGCTACCAGATCTCAACCTTCCCCCAGAGGACTCTGCCGATGTTTCAACAGTTCATTGA
- the LOC136475907 gene encoding uncharacterized protein isoform X2, with product MAADAEADELVAAAAGIICSMRGADLAGWTPPLRKPEPAAREGELIWPAVARGKRSRRRSPSAGSSGGKARWGRASPASPLDYSGGSGSGSAASTSGCEDGGGGFCSLAHRPVPATKVGAIERPQLITFPTPLPRPSGQRPRKKLRLPEIQQLVRSLAVENESLREEMRDLQRACKALSKENDKLETRLGQSNSQNEITSMEQKGKEQLDQQSVTQSARDSFVLPDLNLPPEDSADVSTVH from the exons atggcagccgacGCGGAAGCGGACGAGCTCGTGGCCGCAGCGGCCGGCATCATCTGCTCGATGCGCGGGGCCGACCTCGCCGGGTGGACGCCGCCGTTGCGCAAGCCGGAGCCGGCGGCGCGGGAGGGGGAGCTGATCTGGCCGGCGGTGGCGCGGGGGAAGCGCtcgcgccgccgctcgccgtccGCGGGCTCCTCGGGGGGCAAGGCCAGGTGGGGCAGGGCCAGCCCGGCGTCGCCGCTCGACTACAGCGGCGGCTCTGGCTCCGGCTCCGCCGCGTCCACCAGCGGCTGCGAGGACGGCGGTGGCGGCTTCTGCTCCCTGGCCCACCGACCCGTACCGGCGACCAAG GTGGGCGCCATCGAACGGCCGCAGCTTATTACCTTTCCGACCCCGCTTCCACGCCCCAGCGGCCAGCGACCACGGAAGAAATTG AGGCTGCCGGAGATCCAGCAGCTGGTACGGTCTCTCGCTGTGGAGAATGAGAGCCTCCGCGAG GAGATGCGGGATTTACAGAGAGCTTGCAAGGCGCTGTCAAAAGAAAATGACAAGCTTGAG ACAAGGTTAGGGCAATCGAACTCTCAGAATGAAATCACTTCAATGGAGCAGAAAGGAAAGGAACAGCTCGATCAGCAGTCAGTTACGCAGTCCGCACGAGACAGCTTCGTGCTACCAGATCTCAACCTTCCCCCAGAGGACTCTGCCGATGTTTCAACAGTTCATTGA